A portion of the Acidobacteriota bacterium genome contains these proteins:
- a CDS encoding pyridoxamine 5'-phosphate oxidase family protein: MANSKARSQKASAGASVPKADRPHIPGYGVPKGKAGMLAWSHVTERMTAAQNYWITTVSPDGHPHATPVWGLWVDDKLYFGGGVMTKRSRNLNENPAVCVHLESGSDVIILQGAAHPMAKPDAELIARLIDMSGEKYGYKPKPEEYGGPGGFVFYPSMVLAWTQFPKDATRWRFTQEG, encoded by the coding sequence ATGGCAAATTCAAAAGCTCGTTCCCAAAAAGCATCCGCTGGCGCATCAGTTCCCAAAGCCGACCGTCCGCACATCCCCGGTTACGGCGTGCCGAAAGGCAAAGCGGGAATGCTTGCCTGGTCGCACGTCACGGAACGCATGACTGCCGCGCAAAACTATTGGATCACCACGGTCAGCCCTGATGGACATCCGCATGCAACGCCTGTGTGGGGATTGTGGGTGGATGACAAGCTGTATTTTGGCGGAGGCGTGATGACCAAACGCAGCCGTAATTTGAATGAAAACCCGGCGGTGTGCGTGCATCTGGAAAGCGGTTCGGACGTGATCATTTTGCAGGGCGCAGCGCATCCGATGGCCAAACCCGACGCGGAACTGATCGCTCGGTTGATTGATATGTCCGGAGAAAAGTATGGCTACAAGCCGAAGCCGGAAGAATACGGCGGGCCTGGAGGTTTTGTCTTCTACCCCAGCATGGTGTTGGCGTGGACGCAATTCCCGAAAGACGCAACGCGCTGGCGGTTTACGCAGGAAGGTTGA